One region of Bactrocera neohumeralis isolate Rockhampton chromosome 5, APGP_CSIRO_Bneo_wtdbg2-racon-allhic-juicebox.fasta_v2, whole genome shotgun sequence genomic DNA includes:
- the LOC126760713 gene encoding cap-specific mRNA (nucleoside-2'-O-)-methyltransferase 1, producing the protein MERENNFSEENGEPMAKKIKTEWVKSYSDKALLMMTRMGYEKNKGLGKQNQGRLEPIIAVQQDGRKGLGLKDECQVSLESWDNTTEIINLPENYSWITNNASLEITLDDLKDNITLGPPKRTIDDECLYCNSDILSNILKAKSEFDKLNDSELRRARSRSNPFETIRSSIFLNRAAVKMANIDSMCDYMFTNPRYKDGSSMLQNNELLYFADICAGPGGFSEYILYRKSWEAKGFGFTLRGPNDFKLDKFFAGSPESFDTYYGVRKDGNIYFKDNQDSFADYVLKHCESGVHFVMADGGFSVEGQENIQEILSKQLYLCQCLMALKILRVNGSFLCKLFDLFTPFSIGLIFLMYKCFDQISILKPNSSRPANSERYLVCKWKKPNTDYVCKYLDHVNDILNLGKEDVLEIVNQQHIVSDQTFLDYIVKSNNDIGQNQILGLKKIAAYCRNTQLKETRQSEIRKRCLELWGLPDKLRQAPESKTQEKFLEEVLGDWNDKLFFNSLPTELHTTECVQNNINSIYDWYFVPVGRAETSINACSMFLCKSKGCLLRYSDSKKWEPVEYIFDISPKSIFYGEIVYEYTGEGRTQTRICALHIIDAIMLGGIDIRRLKLSERSRLCQKYSLSLNKPFKEGNCSPIRSKCLYELKYLNNFFNDMKSHVLKDNSTRLGLTLSSENKFFVPGGIMLFCEIFHNFFSSMSHSTHKLYYFNKQTKTSFYKNCMPNDIQNTLYASFRNSYQRRLLWKWTNLKQVEEKCNHRETNLLYREDLTKFIFNKEKN; encoded by the exons ATGGAAAGGGAAAATAATTTCAGTGAAGAAAATGGCGAGCCaatggcgaaaaaaattaaaacagaatgGGTTAAAAGTTATTCTGATAAGGCCCTGCTTATGATGACTAGGATGGGTTATGAGAAAAACAAAGGTCTAGGGAAGCAGAACCAGGGTCGTCTTGAACCCATTATAGCAGTTCAACAGGACGGCAGAAAGGGATTGGGTCTAAAAGATGAATGTCAAGTATCTTTGGAATCTTGGGACAACACTACTGAGATAATAAACCTTCCAGAAAATTATTCATGGATTACAAATAATGCGTCGCTCGAAATCACATTGGATGATTTAAAAGATAATATAACCTTAGGCCCTCCTAAACGTACGATTGATGACGAATGTTTATACTGTAATTCAGACATTTTAAGTAATATATTGAAAGCAAAATCTGAATTTGACAAATTAAATGACAGCGAATTAAGAAGAGCGCGATCACGATCTAATCCATTTGAAACTATACGCAGctccatatttttaaatagagcTGCTGTTAAAATGGCGAATATTGATTCAATGTGCGATTATATGTTCACAAATCCGAGATATAAGGATGGATCATCAATGCTGCAAAATAACGAACTTCTATATTTTGCCGATATATGTGCTG GACCCGGTGGTTTCTCAGAATACATACTTTACAGGAAATCTTGGGAAGCAAAAGGATTTGGATTTACTTTACGTGGCCCTAATGACTTCAAATTAGATAAATTTTTTGCCGGTTCACCAGAATCATTTGACACTTACTACGGAGTCAGAAAAGacggaaatatatattttaaagacaATCAAGACTCTTTTGCAGATTACGTGCTAAAGCATTGCGAATCCGGTGTTCATTTCGTTATGGCAGATGGAGGGTTTTCAGTTGAGGGTCAAGAAAATATCCAAGAAATTCTTTCTAAGCAACTTTATTTGTGTCAATGTTTGATGGCATTAAAAATCCTTCGAGTAAACGGCAGTTTtctttgcaaattatttgatttattcaCGCCATTTAGTATAGGActgatatttttaatgtataaaTGTTTTGATCAGATATCTATATTGAAACCTAATAGTAGTAGACCGGCGAATTCAGAGCGATATTTAGTTTGTAAATGGAAGAAACCAAATACTGATTATGTTTGTAAGTACTTGGATCACGTCAATGACATTTTAAACTTGGGTAAAGAAGATGTTTTAGAAATTGTCAACCAACAACACATTGTGTCTGATCAAACTTTCTTAGATTATATTGTTAAAAGTAATAATGACATTGGACAAAACCAAATtttaggtttaaaaaaaattgcagcatATTGCAGAAACACCCAACTTAAGGAAACTAGACAGTCGGAAATAAGAAAACGTTGTCTTGAACTGTGGGGACTTCCAGATAAGCTTCGACAAGCCCCAGAGTCTAAAACCCAAGAGAAATTTCTAGAAGAAGTTCTTGGTGATTGGAATgataagttattttttaattctttgccTACAGAACTACATACAACGGAATGCGTCCAAAACAATATTAACAGTATATATGACTGGTATTTTGTCCCAGTTGGACGGGCCGAAACTAGTATTAATGCCTGTagtatgtttttatgtaaatcTAAGGGTTGTTTACTACGATATAGTGACAGCAAAAAATGGGAACCCGTAGAATATATATTTGACATATCAccgaaatcaatattttatggCGAAATTGTTTACGAGTATACTGGTGAAGGTAGAACTCAAACCAGAATATGCGCTTTACACATTATAGATGCGATAATGCTTGGAGGAATAGATATACGACGTTTAAAACTTTCAGAACGTTCTCGGTTATGCCAAAAATACTCTCTTAGTCTTAATAAGCCATTCAAAGAAGGCAATTGTAGTCCTATTCGCAGCAAATGtttatatgaattaaaatatttaaacaatttttttaacgatATGAAGTCACATGTTTTGAAAGACAATTCAACCCGCCTAGGTTTAACTTTGTCatctgaaaacaaattttttgttcccGGGGGCATTATGTTgttttgcgaaatttttcacaattttttctcaagtaTGTCCCATTCAACTCATAAACTGTATTATTTCAATAAGCAAACGAAAACATcgttttacaaaaattgtatgcCAAATGATATACAAAATACTTTGTACGCTTCATTTAGAAATAGTTATCAAAGACGATTACTGTGGAAATGGACCAATTTGAAGCAAGTTGAAGAAAAATGTAATCATCGAGAAACAAATTTGCTCTACCGAGaagatttaacaaaatttatattcaataaagaaaaaaattga